From the Billgrantia sulfidoxydans genome, one window contains:
- a CDS encoding MBL fold metallo-hydrolase: MQTRRESPGAPSVAGFFDPVTFSVQYVVTDTATGRCAIIDPVLDFEEKSGATATRNADALLAYVEQHGLEVEWILDTHPHADHFSAAQYLKARTGAPTAIGTYVKKVQELWSELYHWPDFPADGRQWDRLFAEGDTFRIGETEGRVLFSPGHTMASITYVIGDAAFVHDTLFQPDSGTARADFPGGNARKLWQSVQQILALPDATRLFTGHDYMPEGREPEWESTVCEQKASNTHVAEGQTEEAFVSLRNERDAQLPMPKLILHSLQVNIRGGSLPEPETNGRRYLKIPLDALPGAAWE, encoded by the coding sequence ATGCAGACACGTCGAGAATCCCCAGGAGCGCCAAGCGTGGCGGGCTTCTTCGATCCTGTCACTTTCAGTGTCCAGTACGTGGTGACCGACACGGCGACAGGCCGCTGCGCCATCATCGACCCGGTACTCGACTTCGAAGAGAAATCGGGAGCGACTGCCACAAGGAATGCCGATGCGCTGTTGGCGTACGTGGAACAACACGGCCTCGAAGTGGAATGGATCCTCGACACCCATCCACATGCCGACCACTTCTCCGCCGCCCAGTACCTGAAAGCCAGGACCGGTGCGCCCACGGCCATCGGCACTTACGTCAAGAAGGTTCAGGAGCTGTGGAGCGAGCTCTACCACTGGCCGGATTTTCCTGCCGACGGCAGGCAGTGGGACCGGCTGTTCGCCGAGGGCGACACCTTCCGCATCGGCGAAACGGAGGGGCGCGTGCTGTTCTCGCCCGGCCATACCATGGCCTCCATCACCTACGTGATCGGCGATGCCGCCTTCGTTCACGACACGCTTTTCCAGCCGGACTCAGGCACCGCCAGGGCCGACTTTCCGGGTGGTAACGCCCGTAAGCTCTGGCAGTCGGTCCAGCAGATACTCGCCTTGCCGGACGCTACTCGCCTGTTCACCGGCCACGACTACATGCCGGAAGGGCGCGAGCCGGAGTGGGAAAGCACGGTGTGTGAACAGAAGGCATCCAACACCCACGTGGCCGAGGGGCAGACCGAGGAAGCATTCGTCTCGCTGCGCAACGAGCGCGATGCCCAACTGCCCATGCCGAAGCTGATACTGCATTCCCTGCAAGTCAACATACGAGGCGGCAGCCTGCCCGAGCCTGAAACGAACGGCCGCCGTTACCTCAAGATACCGCTCGATGCGCTGCCGGGCGCCGCCTGGGAATAG
- a CDS encoding TIGR01244 family sulfur transferase yields MDVKPLDDRLSVMAQPTEEDLERLAQQGYRTVISNRPRGEEDAQPDPERLKTKAEALGMCWKEIPVKPREYSQQDIDAFARALDDAPSPVVGFCRTGMRVTHLWALSKAPHWPLSELQASAEAAGYDLGPLREDLARQQA; encoded by the coding sequence ATGGACGTCAAACCATTGGATGATCGACTCAGCGTGATGGCTCAGCCAACCGAGGAGGATCTCGAGAGGCTCGCTCAGCAAGGCTACAGAACCGTCATCTCCAATCGGCCACGTGGCGAAGAGGATGCCCAGCCGGATCCGGAGCGTCTCAAGACCAAAGCGGAAGCGCTTGGCATGTGCTGGAAGGAGATTCCCGTCAAGCCGCGCGAATATTCGCAGCAGGACATTGATGCCTTTGCCCGTGCGCTTGACGATGCTCCTTCCCCAGTAGTGGGCTTCTGTCGCACCGGTATGCGAGTGACCCATTTGTGGGCTCTGTCCAAGGCACCGCATTGGCCGCTTTCCGAGTTGCAGGCATCTGCCGAAGCGGCAGGCTACGACCTTGGGCCTTTGCGCGAGGATCTGGCGCGACAGCAAGCATGA
- a CDS encoding DUF488 domain-containing protein, which yields MNVTLKRAYEPPSSQDGYRVLVDRLWPRGISKADARIDAWPKEVAPSDELRQSFHDGRLGWGEFRRRYMTELKARRDTLRELAERAREGRVTLVFSSKDERHNNAVVLKQYLQMLRR from the coding sequence ATGAATGTCACGCTCAAGCGAGCCTACGAACCGCCTTCGTCCCAGGATGGCTATCGCGTGCTTGTCGATCGCCTCTGGCCCCGGGGCATCTCCAAGGCCGATGCCCGGATCGATGCCTGGCCCAAGGAGGTCGCACCGAGCGATGAGCTGCGTCAGTCATTCCATGACGGCAGGCTGGGTTGGGGGGAGTTTCGCCGTCGCTACATGACGGAACTCAAGGCGCGGCGCGACACACTGCGGGAACTGGCGGAACGCGCACGAGAGGGACGCGTGACGCTGGTCTTCAGCTCGAAGGACGAACGGCACAACAACGCCGTGGTACTCAAGCAGTACCTGCAAATGCTGCGACGCTAG